TCCTGCAGCGCACAGCGTTCGGCCTCGACGACACCGAGGGCTTCGCCCACGACGTACGCACCGTGCTGACCGGCCTCGGGCGGGGTACCGAGCTCGACGATTGACCCGTGTGCGCCCGCGGCCGGGCCGGTGGCATCGCTCACCGTGTGTGCGCGGCGCGCCATAGCGCGACGATGCGTGTTTCACTACCATGGATTTCCATGGCTTTTGGCGGGTCCCGGCCAAACAACCACCAGCCCCGCTGGGCCTTGCAGGGGCGCCCGATCCGGCGTGCTTCACATCCCGGCTCCCGGCTTGGCCCAACGGGAGGACCGCGGTGTCACCGGGCGCCGGTCCGGTCTTGCGGCGGAAGGTCGAGGCCAAACCCGTGAGGAACATGGGCGGTGGGGCCCGCCGGCAGGGGGCGAGCGTGCCGGCCGCGCCGGTGCGGACCGACGGGTATCTGCCGTTGCGCGGTTATGCGGTGATCGGTGATGGTCGGACCACCGCTTTGGTGGGCCGCGACGGGTCGATTGACTGGTTGGCCTTGCCGGACATGGATTCGCCGACCGTGTTTGCGGCCGTCCTTGACGCCGATCGTGGTGGCCGGTTTGAGCTGGTGCCCGCGGTGCCGTTTCGTGTGACACGACGCTATCTGCCGAACACCAATGTGCTCGAGACGACGTTCGTCACGGATTCCGGGACGCTGACGGTGACCGACGCGCTCACCGTGTCCGATGACGCGGCGCTCACCCCGGTGCGGGAGCTGCAACGACGGGTCGACGGTCTGAGCGGCTGTGTGCGGGTGAACTGGAGCGTGCGGCCTCGGTTCGGCTACGGTGCCCACCGGCCGCGGCTGTCGTGGCGGTCCGGGGTGCCGGTCGCGTCTCACAGGTCGGCCGCGGTGGCGGTGTCCTCCTGGGCGGCGGGAACACCGGCGTGCGAAAGCGGGGCCATCGTCAGCGAATTCAGTGTGCGCAAAGGTGACAGCGCACTGCTGGCGATGACCTTCGCCGACCAGGAGCCGCTGGTGCTGCCCGGACGGGCCGAGTGCTCCGCCCGACTGGCCCGCACGCAGAAGGCCTGGGCTGACTGGGCGCGCCAACGCCGGTATCCGGATCGGTGGCGCGACGCGGTGGTGCGCAGCGCCCTGGCGATGAAACTGCTGCTGTTCGCGCCGTCGGGTGCGATCGCCGCGGCGGCGACGACGTCGCTTCCGGAAACAATTGGCGGGCCGCGTAACTGGGATTACCGTTACTCGTGGGTCCGTGACTCGGCGTTGGTGCTCAATGCGTTTTTGAATATCGGCTGCATCGCCGAAGCACGCAGCTACTACTGGTGGTTGATGCACGCCAGCCAGCTCACCCACCCGCGGCTTCGGGTTTTCTACCGACTGTCCGGCCGACCACCCGGACGAGAAAGGACCCTGCCGCTGGCCGGCTACCGCCATTCCGCGCCGGTGCGGATCGGCAACGCCGCCTCCGGGCAGCTGCAGCTCGATATCTACGGCGAAGGCCTGCAGACCAGCCGCAGATATGTTGAGGCCGGTGGCCGGCTGGATTCGGATGCGGCGCGCAGGCTGGCCGCACTGGCCGATTTGGTGTGCGCCACCTGGCAGCGATCCGACGCCGGGATTTGGGAGGTCCGCGGGCAACCCCTGCACCACACCCAGTCGAAGATGATGTGCTGGATCGCCCTCGACCGCGCGGCCGAACTCGCCGACCACGACCTGATCCCCGACCGCAACCTGGCGCGTTGGCGTTCCGTCCGGGCACAGATCCACGAATTCATCCA
This sequence is a window from Mycolicibacillus parakoreensis. Protein-coding genes within it:
- a CDS encoding glycoside hydrolase family 15 protein, whose amino-acid sequence is MGGGARRQGASVPAAPVRTDGYLPLRGYAVIGDGRTTALVGRDGSIDWLALPDMDSPTVFAAVLDADRGGRFELVPAVPFRVTRRYLPNTNVLETTFVTDSGTLTVTDALTVSDDAALTPVRELQRRVDGLSGCVRVNWSVRPRFGYGAHRPRLSWRSGVPVASHRSAAVAVSSWAAGTPACESGAIVSEFSVRKGDSALLAMTFADQEPLVLPGRAECSARLARTQKAWADWARQRRYPDRWRDAVVRSALAMKLLLFAPSGAIAAAATTSLPETIGGPRNWDYRYSWVRDSALVLNAFLNIGCIAEARSYYWWLMHASQLTHPRLRVFYRLSGRPPGRERTLPLAGYRHSAPVRIGNAASGQLQLDIYGEGLQTSRRYVEAGGRLDSDAARRLAALADLVCATWQRSDAGIWEVRGQPLHHTQSKMMCWIALDRAAELADHDLIPDRNLARWRSVRAQIHEFIQTRCVSTRHGGYARCADSDDVDAAVLLGLLHGYTDGADPVMRATIEAVNADLRHGPHVHRYRSADGLEGTEGAFLPCSFWLAEALAHTGRLHEAADLMDELVGLANDVGLYSEEIDPATGAFLGNLPQGLTHLALINAACTISARLGQAHR